The Thermodesulfobacteriota bacterium genome includes the window TAATAATTTTAGATATTTAAAGGAAACCGACATGGAAACGAAATATAAAGAGTTCGATGATTCTATATCAGTAGGTGAATTCGGAGAGTTCTCTGAAGAATCTGAAGATGTAAGCTCACTTAAATTCAAAGAGACTTATATGCAGGATGAAGAATCTGAGAATCACTTCCAGTCCAGGAAAACAAAAAGTAAATCTAAAGCTGATGAAACACCTGATGAACAACTTCGTCTTTTATATGTCTATTTTAAAGACATGTCTGTAGAACCACTTTTTACAGCTCAGGAAGAGGTAGAGATATCAGCAAAAATTAAAAAATGTGAAAATATGACAAGAGAACTTAGCTTAGTTGTTAATAAGTTAGGTGTAAAAAGCTCAAAAATAAAATCTAATGGCCACAAAAACGGTAGGAACGGTACCAACAGAGCAACAATTCTGAAACGTATTAAAAGCCTAAATGGTTTTATTAAAGTATACAGTGAAAATGCAAAGAGAATGAAGCAGAGGTTTGTTAAGGCAAACCTAAGGCTTGTCATTACAATTTCAAGAAAATATATGGGAAGAGGGCTTCCACTTTCTGATCTCATTCAAGAAGGCAACATGGGGCTCATGAGAGCGGTTGAAAGATTTGACCACAGAAAAGGTTTTAAATTCTCAACCTATGCATCCTGGTGGATACATCAGGCTATACTTAGAGCCCTGCAAGGCCAGACTAGAACAATTAAAGTTCCAGTCTATCTGTTGGAGCAAGCAAACAGGGTTTATAAAGTGAATGCTGTTTTGGCAAAAAAATTAAATAGAAAACCTACTCCAAAAGAAATATCCAAAAAATCCGGTATATCTGTTGAAGTAGTAAAAAGAATTCTTCGTTCAACAAAAGATGCTATCAGCTTGGATACTCCAATTTTAGATGGGGAAAAAACTACACTTTTAGATTCTATTGCGGATGCTGAGACAATTATTCCAGACTCCATGGTAGCCAAATCAGACCTTACAGATAAACTCAGAGAGGCTCTAACGCTTCTTAACCCTAGGGAAGAGGAGATACTTCGTCTCAGGTTTGGTATTGATCAGCACAGCACTTATACGCTAGACGAAATTGGAAAGCGTTTTAACCTTACTCGTGAA containing:
- a CDS encoding sigma-70 family RNA polymerase sigma factor, producing the protein METKYKEFDDSISVGEFGEFSEESEDVSSLKFKETYMQDEESENHFQSRKTKSKSKADETPDEQLRLLYVYFKDMSVEPLFTAQEEVEISAKIKKCENMTRELSLVVNKLGVKSSKIKSNGHKNGRNGTNRATILKRIKSLNGFIKVYSENAKRMKQRFVKANLRLVITISRKYMGRGLPLSDLIQEGNMGLMRAVERFDHRKGFKFSTYASWWIHQAILRALQGQTRTIKVPVYLLEQANRVYKVNAVLAKKLNRKPTPKEISKKSGISVEVVKRILRSTKDAISLDTPILDGEKTTLLDSIADAETIIPDSMVAKSDLTDKLREALTLLNPREEEILRLRFGIDQHSTYTLDEIGKRFNLTRERIRQIEKAALGKLANSDIKEHLESFLR